One region of Halohasta litchfieldiae genomic DNA includes:
- a CDS encoding carotenoid oxygenase family protein produces the protein MEPPYTAGLESVGREFDRVECPVEGTIPSWLSGTLFRNGPGRFEVDDQSLNHWFDGLAMLRRFRIEDGTVSVSNRFLRSEEYEHVRREGELKHDQFGTTAPSSVWDRLTGLMNPELTDNASISVDRIGTDPIAITETPRAVKFDAKTLETEETVEHNDGLSITGSLGHPHYDFGTEMVVNMGIEFGRTSEYVLFERPTDSHIRRKVGGFEVDRPAYFHSFGLTERYAILMESPLRLSPRSLLRDRPFIENYSWDDDLASRFLLFDRQSGEVVSTPRVDPCFVFHHVNAFEEPAESRVVVDVIAFEDSDVIQSLSLDRLRSGEEPVPGGELRRYRLPLKDGGIAEQSLFPGPVEFPMINYRAVNTRSYRYLYAAGHSGSVATGLLNCLLKYDLETESHTVWSEPGVYPGEPVFVARRPASEPGIGETDEDDGVVLSVLLDTRVDRSVLLILDGSSFSELARVQLPTVFPFGFHGQWYPDDERPHRTMP, from the coding sequence ATGGAGCCACCCTACACAGCCGGGCTCGAATCGGTTGGCCGGGAGTTCGACCGAGTCGAGTGTCCTGTCGAGGGAACGATTCCGTCGTGGCTTTCGGGGACGCTGTTTCGGAACGGGCCGGGCCGCTTTGAGGTCGACGACCAATCACTGAACCACTGGTTCGACGGACTGGCGATGCTCCGCCGGTTTCGCATCGAAGACGGCACTGTCAGCGTCTCGAATCGGTTTCTTCGGAGCGAAGAGTACGAACACGTTAGGCGGGAAGGCGAACTCAAACACGACCAGTTCGGCACGACCGCGCCGTCGTCGGTGTGGGATCGACTGACGGGGCTGATGAATCCAGAGCTTACCGATAACGCCTCGATCAGCGTCGACCGGATCGGTACCGATCCGATTGCAATCACCGAGACGCCACGTGCGGTCAAATTCGATGCCAAGACGCTGGAGACAGAGGAAACAGTTGAGCACAACGATGGGCTGTCGATCACTGGCAGTCTGGGCCATCCACACTACGATTTCGGGACTGAGATGGTCGTCAACATGGGCATTGAGTTCGGCCGGACAAGCGAGTACGTGCTGTTCGAGCGACCGACAGACAGCCATATTCGCCGCAAAGTCGGTGGGTTCGAGGTCGACCGCCCCGCCTATTTCCACTCGTTCGGTCTCACCGAGCGGTATGCGATTTTGATGGAGTCACCGCTTAGACTCTCGCCACGGTCGTTGCTTCGGGATCGTCCGTTTATCGAGAACTACTCGTGGGATGACGATCTCGCCAGTCGGTTTCTGCTCTTTGATCGCCAGAGCGGCGAGGTCGTCTCGACACCTCGCGTCGACCCCTGTTTCGTCTTCCACCACGTCAACGCCTTCGAGGAGCCAGCCGAAAGCAGGGTTGTGGTCGATGTGATCGCCTTCGAGGACAGCGATGTAATCCAGTCGTTGTCCCTCGACCGACTCCGAAGCGGTGAGGAGCCGGTGCCGGGCGGCGAGCTACGTCGGTATCGGCTCCCCCTGAAGGACGGGGGTATCGCGGAGCAGTCGCTGTTTCCGGGGCCCGTTGAGTTCCCGATGATCAACTATCGGGCGGTCAACACACGTTCCTATCGGTATCTGTACGCTGCGGGTCACAGTGGCTCGGTAGCGACGGGGCTGTTGAACTGTCTCCTAAAGTATGATCTCGAAACCGAGAGCCACACCGTCTGGAGCGAGCCGGGTGTTTATCCCGGAGAGCCGGTCTTTGTCGCCCGCAGGCCAGCCTCCGAACCCGGCATAGGAGAGACCGATGAGGACGATGGCGTGGTTCTGTCGGTGTTGTTGGATACCCGCGTCGACCGCTCTGTCCTCCTGATTCTCGACGGCTCCTCGTTTTCGGAACTGGCCCGCGTCCAGCTACCGACCGTGTTTCCGTTCGGCTTCCACGGTCAGTGGTATCCCGACGACGAGCGGCCGCATCGAACAATGCCGTAG
- a CDS encoding winged helix-turn-helix domain-containing protein — MVHDPSARDDEYLSEDVLSTLGDEPTRTIIETLSEPMTATELSEACDIPQSTMYRKLDQLTEASLVTESTQIRESGQHTTRYELDFDEIAVQLSEEHTLTTKIDRPARESTADQRLEELWAQIREGT, encoded by the coding sequence ATGGTTCATGACCCGTCGGCGCGGGATGACGAGTATCTGAGTGAGGACGTCCTCAGTACGCTCGGCGATGAGCCAACACGAACGATCATCGAAACGCTTTCCGAGCCGATGACCGCAACCGAGCTCTCGGAGGCGTGTGATATCCCGCAGTCGACGATGTACCGCAAACTCGATCAGCTGACCGAGGCCTCGCTGGTGACTGAATCGACCCAGATCCGAGAGAGCGGTCAGCATACGACCCGCTACGAGCTGGATTTCGACGAAATCGCAGTCCAGCTCTCCGAGGAGCATACGCTGACGACAAAGATCGACCGCCCGGCACGGGAGTCGACGGCCGACCAGCGGCTCGAAGAGCTGTGGGCACAGATCCGCGAAGGCACCTGA
- a CDS encoding TspO/MBR family protein, whose protein sequence is MSLRQRVKSTLAIDNLSRRDLIGATITAVLVTLVGASGSVVTTPDSQWFQSLTLPWYYPPTWAFGLVWTLLFVLIGCAAYLIYRQGPERRPVRIALGLFGLQMVVNVAWSPVFFELQNPPLALGVIGLLWGLIAATMWAFTRVDRRAALLLVPYLAWVSFAALLNYSIWQLN, encoded by the coding sequence ATGTCCCTGCGTCAGCGCGTGAAGTCGACACTTGCTATCGACAATCTGAGCCGTCGTGATCTCATCGGAGCGACCATCACGGCCGTCCTCGTCACACTCGTCGGTGCCAGTGGCTCGGTCGTCACCACACCCGATAGCCAATGGTTTCAGTCACTCACGCTGCCGTGGTACTATCCGCCGACCTGGGCGTTCGGGCTGGTCTGGACGCTGCTGTTTGTACTGATCGGTTGTGCCGCATATCTGATCTACCGGCAGGGACCCGAGCGTCGACCAGTCCGGATCGCACTCGGACTGTTCGGTCTCCAGATGGTGGTCAACGTCGCGTGGTCGCCGGTGTTTTTCGAACTCCAGAATCCACCGTTGGCACTCGGGGTGATTGGACTCCTGTGGGGCCTTATTGCCGCAACGATGTGGGCGTTCACCCGCGTCGACCGTCGGGCGGCACTTCTGTTGGTTCCGTATCTCGCGTGGGTGAGCTTCGCGGCGCTACTCAACTACTCGATCTGGCAGCTCAACTGA
- a CDS encoding halocyanin domain-containing protein, whose product MTASGLLRRRRFARYAGTALTISLTGCTGGEDESLPESDDTASTAEGLVDRTGQDRVTVEVGAGADGVQFAPAEIRISVGTTVIWEWTGRGGGHNVVEAEGTFVSHEDRGTTDEAGYTFEHMFDETGSYEYVCQPHAKQGMSGSVDVIA is encoded by the coding sequence ATGACTGCGAGCGGTCTGCTTCGTCGGCGACGATTCGCCCGGTACGCTGGTACAGCCCTGACGATCAGCCTCACTGGCTGTACGGGCGGTGAAGATGAGTCACTGCCGGAGAGCGACGACACCGCGTCGACGGCCGAGGGGCTGGTCGACCGCACTGGACAGGACCGTGTGACGGTCGAGGTCGGTGCGGGCGCGGATGGGGTTCAGTTCGCCCCGGCTGAGATACGGATTTCGGTCGGCACCACCGTGATCTGGGAGTGGACGGGCCGGGGTGGCGGTCACAACGTTGTCGAAGCCGAGGGAACCTTCGTAAGCCACGAGGACCGCGGCACCACCGATGAAGCGGGCTACACGTTCGAACACATGTTCGACGAGACCGGGAGCTACGAATACGTCTGCCAACCCCATGCGAAACAGGGTATGAGTGGTTCGGTCGACGTCATCGCGTAG
- a CDS encoding CinA family protein: MSTDQPDLPPGGEVSEEAIGNQLRERGETLAVAESLTGGLICSRLTDIPGASDYFDRGLVAYSNDAKQTELSVSRESLDADGAVSESVAGEMARGIRDTAGTTWGVSTTGIAGPTGGTADKPVGLVYIGVAYAGPWGSESSFTRVDRHVFDGDRLAVTQQSATQALIALGDALETVDQ; this comes from the coding sequence ATGTCGACTGACCAGCCTGATCTGCCTCCCGGCGGCGAGGTGAGCGAGGAAGCAATCGGCAACCAGCTCAGAGAACGAGGCGAGACCCTTGCAGTCGCCGAATCGCTTACAGGTGGTTTGATCTGCTCTCGGCTAACCGATATCCCCGGCGCAAGCGACTACTTCGACCGCGGACTCGTCGCCTACTCCAACGACGCCAAACAGACAGAACTCTCCGTTTCACGCGAATCACTTGACGCTGATGGTGCAGTCAGTGAGTCGGTCGCCGGCGAGATGGCCCGCGGCATCCGCGACACCGCCGGGACAACCTGGGGAGTCTCGACGACCGGGATCGCTGGACCAACGGGTGGCACGGCCGACAAGCCGGTCGGACTGGTCTACATCGGGGTGGCCTACGCTGGCCCATGGGGGAGCGAATCGTCATTTACCCGCGTCGACCGACACGTCTTCGACGGTGACCGACTGGCTGTCACCCAGCAGAGTGCAACCCAAGCACTGATCGCACTCGGAGACGCGCTTGAGACAGTCGACCAGTGA
- a CDS encoding archaea-specific SMC-related protein, giving the protein MGQSQMSETELSVAVRNLGGIDESTVRLRTGVNVLSGRNATNRTSFLRALMGALGSDGVSLKADAEVGEVTLRMADGTYSRRLERQNGTVTDSGSPYLDDPMLADLFAFLLESNEARRTVSRSENLRELIMRPVDVEEINAEIESTHAEKRRLDDRIDELSDLDAKLPEHETEKAAIEDDIEELQAELEAKRADLDAMDGTVDANQAEQEALDERLEELQSVQSELEETRFQRETERESVETLREEREEIQTELDALPETSTDERDRIESQLADLRQQRSQLDSTTSQLQSVIQFNEEMLEGTNTAIAEALRDEPSATGVESDSSGTEALTDQLVDDSESVVCWTCGSEVEQRDIESTLDRLRGVRQETLAERRELRSEIEALTDRLQSLETAHESRSDLEQRLQRTSAEIESRTDRIDTLEDDLEALRQRATTLEAEIEDHEQSTDSTVLEQHTEINQLEFDLGRRESDRQEIESRIDTVESKLAERDQLEADREKLQQRLTELRTQVDQLEADAVEAFNEHMAAVLETLGYDNIERIWIERTTETVREGRRHVDQSVFRLHIVRRADDGRSYEDTIDHLSESEREVTGLVFALAGYLVHEVHEVVPFMLLDSLEAIDAERIAALVDYVSDYVETIVVALLPEDAQALDDSHHRVTEI; this is encoded by the coding sequence ATGGGACAGTCACAGATGAGTGAGACGGAGCTGTCCGTTGCAGTTCGGAATCTTGGGGGGATCGACGAGTCGACGGTGCGGCTCCGGACAGGAGTCAACGTGTTGTCGGGGCGGAACGCGACCAACCGAACATCGTTTCTTCGGGCACTGATGGGTGCACTCGGCAGCGACGGCGTCTCGCTGAAGGCGGATGCGGAGGTCGGCGAGGTGACACTGCGAATGGCCGATGGGACCTACAGCCGACGGCTCGAACGACAAAACGGCACGGTCACTGATTCGGGCTCGCCGTATCTCGACGATCCGATGCTGGCGGATCTGTTTGCCTTTCTACTGGAGTCCAACGAGGCTCGTCGCACAGTGAGTCGGAGCGAGAACCTTCGGGAACTCATTATGCGCCCGGTCGACGTCGAGGAGATCAACGCCGAAATCGAGTCGACCCATGCCGAAAAACGCCGGCTCGACGACCGGATCGACGAACTGAGTGATCTCGACGCCAAGCTTCCCGAGCACGAAACCGAGAAGGCCGCAATCGAGGACGATATCGAGGAGCTACAGGCCGAACTTGAGGCCAAACGTGCGGATCTCGACGCGATGGATGGCACCGTCGACGCCAACCAAGCCGAGCAAGAGGCCCTCGACGAGCGCCTCGAAGAGCTTCAGTCGGTCCAGTCGGAGCTCGAAGAGACGCGATTCCAACGGGAGACCGAACGCGAGAGCGTCGAGACGCTCCGCGAGGAACGCGAGGAGATCCAAACCGAACTCGACGCACTCCCGGAGACGTCGACCGACGAGCGCGACCGAATCGAAAGCCAACTTGCCGATCTCCGCCAGCAACGCTCACAGCTGGATTCGACCACGAGCCAACTCCAGAGCGTCATTCAGTTCAACGAGGAGATGCTGGAGGGAACGAACACGGCGATTGCGGAGGCACTCCGAGATGAACCCTCAGCAACCGGTGTAGAGTCCGACAGCTCCGGAACTGAGGCACTGACCGACCAACTCGTCGATGACAGTGAGTCGGTCGTCTGTTGGACCTGCGGCAGCGAGGTCGAGCAGCGCGATATCGAGTCGACGCTCGACCGACTCAGGGGGGTTCGACAGGAGACGCTGGCCGAACGCCGTGAGCTTCGCAGCGAGATCGAAGCGCTGACTGACCGACTGCAATCGCTCGAAACCGCCCACGAAAGCCGGAGCGATCTCGAACAACGCCTCCAGCGAACGAGCGCCGAAATCGAATCCCGGACAGACCGGATCGACACCCTCGAAGACGACCTCGAAGCGCTCCGACAGCGGGCAACGACGCTCGAAGCCGAGATCGAGGACCACGAGCAGTCGACCGATAGCACCGTGCTCGAACAGCACACTGAGATCAATCAGTTGGAGTTCGATCTCGGCCGCCGGGAGAGCGACCGCCAAGAAATCGAGTCCCGCATCGACACGGTCGAATCCAAACTGGCCGAACGCGACCAACTCGAAGCCGACCGAGAGAAACTCCAACAGCGGCTCACTGAGCTTCGGACACAGGTCGACCAACTCGAAGCCGACGCGGTCGAGGCGTTCAACGAGCATATGGCGGCCGTATTGGAGACACTGGGCTACGACAACATCGAGCGGATCTGGATCGAACGGACGACCGAAACCGTCCGCGAGGGACGACGCCACGTCGACCAATCGGTGTTTCGCCTCCATATCGTCCGCCGAGCCGATGACGGGCGGAGCTACGAGGATACCATCGACCACCTCAGCGAGAGCGAACGCGAGGTGACGGGACTCGTTTTCGCACTGGCCGGCTACCTCGTTCATGAAGTCCACGAAGTCGTCCCGTTCATGCTGCTCGACTCGCTGGAGGCCATCGACGCCGAGCGGATCGCCGCGTTGGTCGACTACGTCAGCGACTACGTCGAGACGATTGTGGTGGCGCTCCTTCCGGAGGACGCCCAAGCACTCGACGACAGCCACCACCGTGTGACCGAGATCTAG
- the aglM gene encoding UDP-glucose 6-dehydrogenase AglM, which yields MKLSVVGSGYVGTTIAACFADLGHEVTAIDIDQSVVDSLNRGEAAIHEPGLDELLADHVGDRLTATTDYSAITDTEVTFLALPTPSNKDGSIDTSIILAAAEAVGEALANKTDRHLVVTKSTVTPGTTQTEIAPAVREAAGDRSKRISFGMNPEFLREGTAVDDFLDPDKIVLGTEAGDEWGVDTLDAVFAPLVEQTGAPVVRTGIREAEMIKYANNAFLATKISLINELGNICKEYGVDAYEVADAVGLDDRIGEQFLRSGVGWGGSCFPKDVAAIIAAARQQGYEPELLSAAVGVNDRQPGRLVDLLTSHVDPAGKRIAVLGLAFKPDTDDIRNSRAIPLIQSLLDQGASVVAYDPVAADNMRENYPDIEYADSAAAALDDADGALVVTDWPEFADLDGEFDEMASPVVVDGRRIIERRDGIIYEGLTW from the coding sequence ATGAAACTCAGCGTTGTCGGCAGTGGCTACGTAGGGACGACAATTGCGGCCTGTTTCGCCGATCTCGGCCACGAGGTGACTGCCATCGACATCGACCAGTCGGTCGTCGACAGTCTCAATCGGGGCGAGGCCGCGATCCACGAGCCGGGACTCGACGAACTGTTGGCCGACCACGTCGGCGACCGGCTAACTGCCACCACCGACTACAGTGCGATCACTGACACGGAAGTCACCTTCCTCGCGCTGCCTACCCCTTCCAACAAGGACGGAAGCATCGATACCTCGATCATCCTCGCAGCGGCTGAAGCCGTCGGTGAAGCGCTGGCCAATAAAACGGATCGCCACCTCGTCGTCACGAAAAGCACCGTCACACCCGGTACCACCCAAACCGAGATCGCCCCCGCAGTCCGCGAGGCCGCAGGTGACCGGTCGAAGAGAATCAGTTTCGGGATGAATCCCGAGTTCCTCCGCGAGGGGACCGCCGTCGACGATTTCCTCGATCCCGACAAGATCGTCCTCGGCACCGAAGCGGGCGACGAGTGGGGTGTCGACACACTCGACGCAGTGTTCGCCCCGCTGGTCGAGCAAACTGGCGCGCCGGTCGTCAGGACGGGGATTCGCGAGGCTGAGATGATCAAGTACGCCAACAATGCCTTTCTGGCAACCAAAATCAGCCTGATCAACGAGTTGGGCAACATCTGCAAGGAGTACGGCGTCGACGCCTACGAAGTGGCCGACGCAGTCGGGCTCGACGACCGGATCGGCGAGCAGTTCCTCCGGAGCGGCGTCGGCTGGGGCGGCTCCTGTTTCCCGAAGGACGTCGCCGCAATCATCGCCGCCGCGCGCCAGCAGGGGTATGAGCCGGAGCTCCTGTCGGCGGCGGTTGGCGTCAACGACCGCCAGCCCGGTCGACTGGTCGACCTCCTGACCAGCCACGTCGACCCCGCCGGTAAACGGATCGCCGTGCTCGGTCTCGCATTTAAACCCGACACTGACGATATCCGCAACTCGCGAGCGATTCCACTGATTCAGTCATTGCTCGATCAGGGGGCATCGGTTGTCGCCTACGACCCCGTTGCGGCCGACAACATGCGTGAGAACTACCCAGATATCGAGTACGCAGACAGTGCGGCCGCCGCACTCGACGACGCCGATGGCGCACTCGTCGTGACCGACTGGCCCGAGTTCGCCGATCTCGACGGCGAGTTCGATGAGATGGCCTCGCCGGTCGTCGTCGACGGTCGACGGATCATCGAACGACGGGATGGGATCATCTACGAAGGACTCACTTGGTAA
- the aglF gene encoding UTP--glucose-1-phosphate uridylyltransferase AglF: MKAVVLAAGKGTRLRPLTDDKPKGMVEVDDKPLLTHCFEQLKELGADEFVVVVGYMKESIIEHYGDEFDGIPITYTHQREQKGLAHALLMVEEHIDDDFMLMLGDNIFNANLQDVVRRQREDRADAAFLVEEVPWEDAGRYGVCETNAYGEITDVVEKPDEPESNLVMTGFYTFSPAIFHACKLVQPSNRGEFEISEAIDLLIRSGRTIDAIKIDGWRIDVGYPEDRDEAEKRLQEQTQTP; this comes from the coding sequence ATGAAAGCAGTCGTCCTCGCAGCAGGGAAGGGAACTCGGCTTCGGCCTCTGACCGACGATAAACCGAAAGGCATGGTCGAGGTCGACGATAAGCCGCTGTTGACCCACTGTTTCGAACAGCTGAAAGAACTGGGTGCCGACGAGTTCGTCGTCGTGGTTGGCTACATGAAAGAATCGATCATCGAACACTACGGCGACGAGTTCGACGGGATTCCGATCACCTACACCCACCAGCGCGAACAGAAGGGGCTGGCCCACGCCCTGCTGATGGTCGAAGAACACATCGACGACGACTTCATGCTGATGCTTGGCGACAACATCTTCAACGCCAATCTGCAGGACGTGGTTCGTCGACAGCGTGAGGACCGGGCTGATGCCGCGTTCCTTGTCGAGGAAGTTCCGTGGGAAGATGCGGGCCGGTACGGCGTCTGTGAGACCAACGCCTACGGCGAGATCACCGATGTCGTCGAAAAGCCCGACGAGCCGGAGTCGAATTTGGTGATGACCGGATTCTATACCTTCTCGCCCGCAATTTTCCACGCCTGCAAACTGGTCCAACCCTCGAACCGCGGCGAGTTCGAGATCAGCGAGGCAATTGACCTGCTGATCCGCAGCGGCCGAACAATCGACGCGATCAAGATCGACGGCTGGCGAATCGATGTCGGCTACCCAGAGGACCGCGACGAGGCCGAAAAACGGCTCCAAGAACAGACACAGACGCCGTAG
- a CDS encoding redox-regulated ATPase YchF, with translation MSYKIGLVGKPSVGKSSFFNAATMNEVPEGAYPFTTIDPSVGEAYVRVDCAAPEFDQTCTPNVGVCRDGTRFVPTKLVDVAGLIPGAHEGHGLGNQFLTDLNEADVLIHIVDFSGKTDIEGEATEGHNPRDDIDFLENELDMWYLGILESGIEKHETKYQGADAKIEVDLAEQMSAFKTNKDEIKQIILSLGLELDTEEWDDEDREDLAREIRKRTKPMLIAANKMDTPEAQANWEEITDDPDYDHLTFVPASAHAEKALKNADESGVIDYMAGSDGFEIVDDISADQEAGLEQIREFVTEYGGTGVQQAIETALFDVLGCMAIFPGSANGSADEKGVFRDCFILPEESTTSDFAYFLHSDIGDGLLHGIDCRSQRQVGADHDLEHRDVVEIISTN, from the coding sequence ATGAGCTACAAGATCGGCTTGGTGGGGAAACCATCGGTCGGTAAATCCAGTTTTTTCAATGCGGCGACGATGAACGAGGTCCCTGAGGGGGCCTATCCGTTCACGACAATCGATCCCAGCGTCGGCGAGGCCTACGTCCGCGTCGACTGTGCGGCCCCCGAGTTCGACCAAACCTGTACGCCAAACGTCGGTGTCTGCCGGGATGGAACCCGATTCGTCCCGACGAAACTCGTCGACGTCGCCGGACTCATTCCCGGTGCTCACGAGGGTCATGGCCTCGGTAACCAGTTCCTAACTGATCTCAACGAAGCCGATGTCCTGATTCATATCGTCGACTTCTCGGGGAAAACGGACATCGAGGGCGAAGCAACCGAGGGCCACAATCCTCGGGACGACATCGATTTCTTGGAAAACGAACTCGACATGTGGTATCTCGGGATCTTGGAGTCGGGAATCGAGAAACACGAGACCAAATATCAGGGTGCGGATGCCAAAATCGAGGTCGACCTCGCCGAGCAGATGAGCGCGTTCAAAACGAACAAAGACGAGATCAAACAGATCATTCTGTCCCTCGGGCTCGAACTCGACACCGAGGAGTGGGACGACGAGGATCGAGAGGACCTCGCCCGCGAGATCAGAAAACGAACGAAGCCGATGTTGATCGCAGCCAACAAGATGGACACCCCGGAGGCACAGGCCAACTGGGAGGAGATCACTGATGATCCCGACTACGACCATCTCACGTTCGTTCCGGCGAGTGCCCATGCCGAAAAGGCGCTCAAAAATGCCGACGAGTCGGGTGTGATCGACTACATGGCCGGATCAGACGGTTTCGAGATCGTCGACGACATCTCGGCCGACCAGGAGGCCGGACTCGAACAGATCCGGGAGTTCGTCACCGAGTACGGCGGCACCGGTGTTCAGCAGGCCATCGAAACGGCCCTCTTTGATGTGCTGGGCTGTATGGCGATCTTCCCCGGCAGCGCCAACGGGAGCGCCGACGAGAAAGGGGTGTTCCGAGACTGCTTCATTCTCCCCGAGGAGTCGACAACCTCCGACTTCGCCTACTTCCTGCATTCCGACATCGGTGATGGTCTCTTACACGGGATCGACTGCCGGAGCCAGCGACAGGTCGGCGCGGATCACGATCTTGAACATCGGGATGTCGTCGAGATCATCTCGACGAACTAG